The sequence below is a genomic window from Carassius auratus strain Wakin chromosome 42, ASM336829v1, whole genome shotgun sequence.
TCATGGAGGCCCAGCGACCTTTGAACCATCTCAATCTTCAAggtattttcttttcttcctgTGATATTTCGATTGGACCCCCAGTGTCTTGTCAGCTCGGATGCATTAATTGtcattttattgtgtattttgtcTGTGAATCCTGCCAGTGGTTTGGCTTTTGGCTGATAAGagaaaggttgtaggttcaaagcCCTAAATGATGATAATCTTGAGCAAGATCTATAATCTCAAAGGGAATTTGAAGGTACTTTCCCTGTAATGGGTTTACTGACAATTCAGACCTGTGCTATTGCTTTCTGAGCATCTGATCAAAAAATGGGACAGGACACTAGTATGAATATGTCCTTCAGTTTCTGACAAGTAACCAATTGTATTGCTCCAAAAGGGAAGCCCGTTTAGGTAACTGTgcaattctgacttaataactttcaattctgactttataacttgcagttgtgagtttatatcatgcatttctgaggaaaaaaaaagtcagaattgttagatgAGAAAGTTGCaattatcttgttttattttttatttagtggcaaaaactatacatttatgtaagtgtaaatagaaaaataaagtaaactgataTATTATACCCAAAagttcttcatacagtggactaacagtaaaactgataaaaaatttGGTACCACAAATTATTCAAACACTTTGAGCTGACCATGTTTTTCTTAATCATCAAGATGagtttgttctgacacagtttaactctgagctcttgacatattttattaccattttctataTCAATATAGAACTATAGCGAAATAAATTGTGATGTGTACAGTAGGTAGCCAACCTAAATGACTACCGGTACTAAAAGAAACCTTGAACAAAATAAGTTACAATAAAACTGcgacatgaaaataaaatctgtagaTATAGAACActtaataaaaattacagacaCTTAAAGTAAATTACAATGTTAGTTTAAACACTTGAAAGTGCACTGTTAGGTGTATATCTTCGAACAGGTTCAAATCCCAGATTGCTTTTTTTgcgtataaaatatataaaataattaatacagaTGTGTGCGTTCTGCAATTAGCTGGTTCATGTTACAcccttttttaattttagatagTGCATGTCCATTTTCCACTGAGCAATAGTAGTGTGACTGAAATCAGTCCAGCTGGTGAAGGTTGAGGTTTGGGTGTAGTTGTGCATAGCTTGTGGGTGTTGaaataaaggtgtgaatctcttgtTCTTTCACACTGAGTGCGTCTGCTGAGCAAAAACTAGCAGAACAATTTAGGCAAAGTGTTTTAGGCCTTGGTTTGGCTGTTGCAATTTTTGCAATGGCATACAGAGTAttacatacaatataatacaatttttttctcaggcacctgagagagagagagagagagagagagagaaatagagaaataGAGAAACTGTCTGAAAGAGACGCACGTCTGCCAGAGAGACAAACACTTTTGTTCTTTATGTATATGCTGCTTTGTACCGGTTTTAATTGTATGCTTCAGTCGTTTTgggaatacaaatgtaaaaatatattccattGATAAGAAACTGTCCTGGAGCATCATGTAGACCtaatcatttttagttttatttttgagcAATTCCTGGGTTTCGGACAGACATTCAGAGTCAAAacctgaaatataaattctcacagAATATATTCATTACCATGCAATACATTGAACCAtctctttatgtttttttctaaatCCCAAACAGAATCCAGACTTCAGAAAAGTGTCAAACTATGAACATGTTTTATAGGCTATTTGGGATCTgagaaataaacatgcattatggACGTCACAAAAAAAATTGACTTTGTGATTTACAATGGACAAACCAGAAGCAACAATATCTGCAGAATTGAGAAGGATTCACAAAATCACCATTcacaaaatatacaattttattaaaatttttgtttttgtgtttcagaggaaaaATCAATGTTAAGGATTGCGTCATCTCTCCGTTATGGACCGTTCTGAAATCAGAAATTATGCAAAcgcatttaaaatgctttaaaaactttaacagagGATATTTAACAGGGATGCCCCTCACGTAAGGTTTTTCTAGTTACTAGTAGTCGTTCATTCAAGTTATTATTCAACTAACCGCAAGTTTATATTAAATGAACACGTTCTAATCCATAATGAGCCTTAATATGTTCCCCCCTCAAGCACACACATTAAATTTGCCACAAAGCacagtagcctaataattgtgtaaacgatacattttaatgatttattaataaaccGTTTTCTTGTCAGCTGCAATATGAAGTTCATGGACAtgcctttagagagaaatgcaaccTTCACACAGATTACATAATCGGGGAGCATTTGCCTTCggtttgaattggttcatttaaaagtagacatttcaagctttctgaaGATATATTTCTTTAGGATAATAtaacacattatatttattatataaataatgctgCACACCttttcaaatctaaaatatggcgTAATCATTTTTAACTTCGagtaaatataagcacaggctcataGGCTCGAAattttatcctgcttgaattcgttctaagaatcGAGCCAAATTTTCAtctgattattaaatattttaactacagtgtttgGCTTTCATTTTCCGCCGACTGCAGCcgtcaaatgtaatttacttaCTGAATAATGTTGaaagtgtctgaatacatttttgtttgactGTATGTTGCAATACCATATCTTGAAGTAGATTTCAAATGAACTTTAAGTGAGGACGCATTTCTGACACAGTTTTCTAAgcattatgtttttgttaataagcTGCATGCAGTCACATCATAATCTTGCAGCATACTGTGTCTCACAGGAAAGCTGTTTGAGAAGCTCGTAAGTGCAAAGCTTGAATCGCTGGATGTGTCATCATCCATCTAAACAAACTGATAATGATTGGTGTTATTGTGAATGTGACTCACCGTGTCCTGTCATATTTCAAGTTCCTCTTGTTTTTCTTAACAGGCTGTCAGGTGTCAGGACCTCTGGGTGATGTTTGTTTAGACAGTCTGTCTGATCACATCCGAGATCTGCGTTTGTGCTCCCAGAGACTCAATAAACTAGACCAGGATGCACTGCAGCAGACCTGGAGACGGAGATCAGAACACGTGCATGTCTTTTCTCGCAACTCCAAATGCATGCTGAGCATCACGGCGACTTCACAATAATCTATTTCTGGCAGTAGCGTTAGTCTAATGGACAAGTGCttgaaaaaaattctgtaaatacTTTCTAATTGTAGAACGTGCTGttattgtgttgttgttgtttttttattatttttgtaattatttgtatggacccatatatttgtttaaacttGTGACTCAAACCCATTTAGTCTTTATGCAAATTGTCTTTATTGCTGATTATTTGCAAAATTATGAGTTTGAAATGGGCATGAGATATTAATGTGCAGTGGTGTTGGACCAAGAAACAGACCAATAAATACTAATTCAAGCATCCTCTGTTTATAAAAGTATCTCCAAGAGCAAAAACGTCACAAAGCAAGAGTTTCATGCATTTATTGTCCATTTAATTAAAGGAAAAAGAGAGCGAGAAAACTGGTGTCAAACCGATTATACAGTATACCACaaatatgcacaaataaaaacTTGTGATCTCTAAAATCTTAATAGTCTTTCCCAGCTGAAGCGAACACTCGTGGGCTTTCCACACTTGAAATCGTTAACCCTTGGTTATCTTGCTTCTTGTTTTACACTGCTCATAATTTACCAACTAATCCTGGTTATTCATACGCTGACGTTTCGCACTACTTTCTTAAACTCTGGGTTAATGTGCTAGTTTACATATTCGTATGTAAAAAATACATCTCCGTGACGAACGTGTGCTATCAGGATAAGGTTGGCCAAGAAACAAATTGAAAAAGTAACCTATTAAGTGAAAATGTCCAGTTATCGCATTCATGCATTTGTATGAGTGCACAGCTGTTTGTGTCGGTATGCATAGGCAAAGCACATTAAACATGATACTTAATCTCTGAGTTTATACAGcctagaaagtgtgcaaagagcGATCTCTCTATAATCACTAAAAGCTTTCGTTCTCTTCAGTTCATTGAAATCTCACAATGTTCCGTTAATCAACAATCAATCAATTTGCCACTTTCCAGAACACAAATAGTCGTACACATTGGATTGTCGGCCGCTTATGTCGTTTATTGGTTAAGTCGTGCACAGAGTTTATATTACTGTCTAACGTAACATTCTAACACCACATCGTTTCAAAAAGTGGTTCTAACTCAGTTTCTCAATTATAAGTGTGAAATGTTCCTTTACCCAGggtaaaaaatgaatacaaaattgGGTTTAGAATGACAGTAACTCAGGGTTAAGTACAGTGTGAAAAGCCctttagaaacaaaataaaaaaaagcatttttttcaatttatcaaGGATTCCTTAAGGTCATTAACTCTATTCCTATTTCTTGCAAACACCAATGTTAATACAGATGGTTTTGGCGTCATCAGTAGTTGAAAGTTCTTCGACCAGAGTGTCCGTGTACTTGTTCACAAACTTCCTACACAGTGATTTCAGGAAGCCAATCTGATCACAGATATTTTCAAGCTTCTTTTTAATTTCATCCTGTAGGAAAGTGACGAGCAGAGTCAACATTAAGCCATTGTTCTAACACGAATCTGTTTAGTAAAGCATATGAAACAATAGGCTACTGTTACCAACCGCAGTTGTCCCATTGGAGATTCGTTTTTTCAGCTTCCCCATGGCCCACTTGCAAGCCCAGCACAATCCAGGGAGTTGTTCTGTTTGTATCTCACCCTATTAAGAGAACAGATACAGAGTCAATAGTTTA
It includes:
- the LOC113060934 gene encoding antimicrobial peptide NK-lysin-like isoform X1, which codes for MLRRIVVITLLISSACALHWEMHIKESIGNQLEESSGEIQTEQLPGLCWACKWAMGKLKKRISNGTTADEIKKKLENICDQIGFLKSLCRKFVNKYTDTLVEELSTTDDAKTICINIGVCKK
- the LOC113060934 gene encoding antimicrobial peptide NK-lysin-like isoform X2, translating into MLQRIVLITLLISSACALHWEMHIKESIGNQLEESSGEIQTEQLPGLCWACKWAMGKLKKRISNGTTADEIKKKLENICDQIGFLKSLCRKFVNKYTDTLVEELSTTDDAKTICINIGVCKK